In Streptomyces thermolilacinus SPC6, a single genomic region encodes these proteins:
- a CDS encoding ABC transporter ATP-binding protein, with the protein MIRFENVTVTYEDSAEPTVRDVDLHVPEGELVLLVGPSGVGKSTLLGAVSGLVPHFTGGTLRGRVTVGGRDTRTHRPRELADVVGTVGQDPAAHFVTDVVEDELAYGMESLGLPPEVMRRRVEETLDLLGLAPLRDRPVATLSGGQRQRVAIGSVLTTHPRVLVLDEPTSALDPAAAEEVLAVLQRLVHDLGTTVLMAEHRLERVVQYADRVVLLREPGAPLVVGEPAEVMRVSPVYPPVVGLSRLAGWTPPALTVREARRRAAPLRERLTGLEPVRGAAHPGPAEQAGPGAKAEAGAAPSPEPSRPRTSWWPLRRRTNDAAPAPVGPAGPDIARVDGLVVTRGRVEALRGVGLGVRPGETVALMGRNGAGKSTLLGALVGMVAPTSGRVLVAGRVPHRTPPAELIREVGLVPQEPRDLLYADTVAAECAAADGDAGAEPGTCRALVAGLLPGVPGDTHPRDLSEGQRLALALAVVLTGRPRLLLLDEPTRGLDYAAKARLVEVLRRLAAEGHAIVMATHDVELAAELAHRVVILAEGEVVADGPTHEVVVSSPAFAPQVAKVLAPQPWLTVAQVEAAL; encoded by the coding sequence GTGACCTACGAGGACTCCGCCGAGCCGACCGTACGGGACGTGGACCTGCACGTGCCGGAGGGCGAACTGGTCCTGCTCGTCGGCCCGTCGGGCGTCGGCAAGTCCACGCTGCTGGGCGCCGTTTCCGGGCTCGTCCCGCACTTCACGGGCGGCACGCTGCGGGGCCGCGTCACGGTCGGCGGGCGGGACACCCGCACGCACCGGCCGCGCGAACTGGCCGACGTGGTGGGCACCGTGGGCCAGGACCCGGCCGCGCACTTCGTCACCGACGTGGTCGAGGACGAGCTCGCGTACGGCATGGAGTCGCTGGGCCTGCCGCCCGAGGTGATGCGGCGGCGCGTCGAGGAGACCCTCGACCTGCTGGGCCTCGCGCCGCTGCGGGACCGGCCCGTCGCGACCCTGTCGGGCGGGCAGCGCCAGCGCGTGGCCATCGGCTCGGTCCTCACCACGCACCCGAGGGTCCTGGTGCTGGACGAGCCGACGTCCGCGCTGGACCCGGCCGCCGCCGAGGAGGTGCTGGCCGTCCTCCAGCGGCTGGTGCACGACCTGGGCACGACCGTGCTGATGGCCGAGCACCGGCTGGAGCGGGTGGTGCAGTACGCGGACCGGGTGGTGCTGCTGCGGGAGCCGGGCGCGCCGCTGGTGGTGGGCGAACCGGCGGAGGTGATGCGGGTGTCGCCCGTGTACCCGCCGGTGGTCGGCCTGTCGCGGCTGGCCGGGTGGACCCCGCCCGCCCTCACCGTCCGCGAGGCCCGCCGCCGTGCCGCCCCGCTCCGGGAGCGCCTCACGGGACTGGAGCCGGTGCGGGGCGCCGCGCACCCGGGCCCCGCAGAGCAAGCGGGCCCGGGGGCGAAGGCGGAGGCGGGCGCGGCACCGAGCCCGGAGCCGTCGAGGCCGCGTACGTCCTGGTGGCCGCTCCGCCGCCGTACGAACGACGCGGCACCCGCCCCCGTCGGCCCCGCCGGCCCGGACATCGCCCGCGTGGACGGCCTCGTCGTCACGCGCGGGCGCGTCGAGGCGCTGCGGGGCGTCGGCCTGGGCGTGCGGCCCGGCGAGACCGTGGCGCTCATGGGCCGTAACGGCGCGGGCAAGTCCACCCTGCTCGGCGCGCTCGTCGGCATGGTCGCCCCGACGTCCGGCCGCGTCCTCGTGGCGGGCCGCGTCCCGCACCGCACCCCGCCCGCCGAGCTGATCCGCGAGGTGGGCCTCGTCCCGCAGGAGCCGCGCGACCTGCTGTACGCGGACACGGTCGCCGCCGAGTGCGCGGCGGCCGACGGGGACGCGGGGGCCGAGCCGGGCACCTGCCGCGCCCTGGTGGCCGGGCTGCTGCCGGGCGTACCGGGCGACACGCATCCGCGCGACCTGTCGGAGGGGCAGCGGCTCGCCCTGGCCCTGGCGGTCGTGCTGACCGGGCGGCCCCGGCTGCTGCTGCTCGACGAGCCGACGCGGGGCCTGGACTACGCGGCGAAGGCGCGGCTCGTGGAGGTGCTGCGGCGCCTCGCGGCGGAGGGGCACGCCATCGTGATGGCCACGCACGACGTGGAGCTGGCGGCGGAGCTGGCGCACCGGGTGGTGATCCTCGCGGAGGGCGAGGTCGTCGCGGACGGGCCGACGCACGAGGTGGTCGTGTCGTCCCCCGCGTTCGCCCCGCAGGTGGCGAAGGTGCTGGCCCCGCAGCCGTGGCTGACCGTCGCCCAGGTGGAGGCGGCCCTGTGA